The Stratiformator vulcanicus genome has a segment encoding these proteins:
- a CDS encoding flagellar hook-basal body complex protein FliE, with translation MNPISALSGTISGGNVPSIGLPMTPADGPAGLTPAIGRPADSPGFDKMLYEAVQQIDGMHHTADQAMKVHLAGGDVTQVEALTAFRKADLATRMMLQVRNKLVDAFNEVKQLRM, from the coding sequence ATGAATCCGATCTCGGCATTGAGCGGAACGATCAGCGGTGGCAACGTGCCGTCCATCGGACTTCCGATGACACCAGCGGACGGCCCGGCCGGCCTGACGCCTGCGATCGGTCGACCGGCTGATTCTCCGGGGTTCGACAAAATGCTTTACGAGGCCGTGCAGCAGATCGACGGAATGCATCACACAGCTGACCAGGCCATGAAAGTCCACCTTGCAGGTGGAGACGTGACTCAGGTCGAAGCCTTGACCGCTTTCAGAAAGGCCGATCTCGCCACACGCATGATGCTACAAGTGCGAAACAAGCTGGTCGACGCATTCAACGAAGTCAAACAATTGCGGATGTGA
- the flgC gene encoding flagellar basal body rod protein FlgC has protein sequence MLRSIDVSTSALVAQRQRMNTISANIANAETTRDADGNKTAYQRRYVAFEAAGRPDDPGGTAVNYRVNIDDSNPVRKVLEPGHPDADAEGYVSYPNINLVTEFVNAVEAARAYEANVVAIEMSKQMAQTGLRIIA, from the coding sequence ATGCTCCGCTCCATCGACGTCAGCACCTCCGCCCTTGTCGCACAGCGGCAGCGGATGAACACAATCTCCGCCAACATCGCCAATGCCGAGACGACCCGCGATGCCGACGGAAACAAGACGGCTTACCAACGTCGGTACGTGGCTTTCGAAGCGGCGGGGCGACCGGATGATCCGGGTGGCACCGCGGTAAACTATCGGGTCAACATCGACGATTCCAATCCGGTGCGCAAAGTGCTCGAACCGGGGCATCCCGATGCCGACGCCGAAGGCTACGTCTCCTATCCGAACATTAATCTCGTCACCGAGTTCGTCAACGCGGTTGAAGCAGCCCGCGCTTATGAAGCCAACGTCGTTGCGATCGAAATGAGCAAACAAATGGCTCAAACGGGTCTGCGAATCATCGCCTGA
- the flgB gene encoding flagellar basal body rod protein FlgB gives MSFGLTGESMQLLEHVASFAERRHEVLAGNVANIDTPNYKTRDLDVAGFQNALQAALSTGRDTTPSLGQVGLSTPSLTELFSPELNRPREIAPPNVTFQDGNNRSIEREVMEMTKNSMLQTFAVELMSAQAGLLQSVIAERP, from the coding sequence ATGTCGTTCGGGCTGACCGGCGAATCGATGCAGCTCCTCGAGCATGTGGCCTCGTTCGCCGAGCGTCGGCATGAAGTGCTCGCGGGAAACGTTGCGAATATCGATACGCCGAATTATAAAACGCGCGATCTCGATGTCGCCGGTTTTCAAAATGCCCTTCAGGCTGCGCTCTCGACAGGCCGCGACACCACGCCCTCATTGGGACAAGTCGGACTCTCGACGCCGTCTCTGACGGAGCTATTCTCACCGGAATTAAACCGACCGCGAGAGATCGCGCCGCCGAACGTTACATTTCAGGACGGAAACAATCGCAGCATTGAACGCGAAGTAATGGAGATGACCAAGAACAGCATGTTGCAAACCTTCGCCGTCGAATTAATGTCGGCGCAAGCAGGTTTGCTGCAGTCGGTGATCGCGGAACGGCCATAA
- a CDS encoding tetratricopeptide repeat protein: MSIRLLAIAVVSTLCVAVGVLGWFTLTADVRTPEEQLESALRLIDRPDEPRAWRRAARISEELEDIGFRHPAFGGAGEFIRGVAAFRLAEDEPGDGHLRFYRRAAVHLKESEQQALTDSRRNEWAYAYGMSLYELGRYAEAERPLSELRKSDFEGHSDAARAWLEIQIADSGRPVPAEAIELAHQLTESETSTVDDSVVRLAARTELAAGHIDKADDLLKKVDQQSDDRTRVLKARIHLARGELDQARRLLDPVSEKLTIDYGNHAIAIYLSGRTFERSGERHRAVKSYERAARTYPESDEAFASSLAIAEIFQADGRKEEALSWYAEAVERFAERTPFRNRWIDVEHVRRSFRKAWETWVDNSQYADAVALADLSRRVLGETASLELIALTRRREAEAAEAIASKADMTARRNSRLERDALWRQSGRAYGRIAEALHDKERVAEALWTAATDTRRGGAFDESLAYIDQFLKQEPLGLTASGTLLKGEVLMDFDRIDEAAAAMLDVIENHRTDPVSFRARLMYGQCLLEKGQLDDAERVWLELLTADELTPAATEWRSALFSVARLLHRRAIISGPDDSTDSKTITAQPGSGSVPILPVSNSTANTSALPTRKDRLERANSMLDEFLRRYSADARVPEARVLLTIGLRQCADEIAKRQKTAETENLRQELARQRIAVLERAATVVDQVTRSLIPLEERDRLTSHGKELLATAIFEAGHVRFELGPLDQTVETYTRALNRYPNDPRILLAYVRMAQAYRAAGQDINARSIIEQARVVLKRLPPESFDSPLTVLDRPQWESWLDRLST; the protein is encoded by the coding sequence ATGTCGATCCGTCTGCTTGCCATCGCCGTCGTGTCCACTCTCTGCGTCGCCGTTGGCGTCTTGGGATGGTTCACGTTGACGGCTGATGTTCGAACGCCGGAGGAACAGCTCGAATCGGCGTTGCGGTTGATCGACCGGCCCGATGAGCCCCGGGCGTGGCGGCGGGCGGCGCGAATCTCAGAGGAACTGGAGGACATCGGATTCCGCCATCCCGCGTTCGGCGGCGCCGGTGAGTTCATCCGCGGTGTGGCGGCATTTCGACTTGCCGAGGACGAACCGGGCGACGGTCATCTGCGATTCTATCGACGAGCCGCCGTTCACCTGAAGGAGTCAGAACAGCAAGCGTTGACCGATTCGCGTCGAAACGAGTGGGCATACGCTTACGGCATGTCGCTTTATGAACTCGGCCGATACGCCGAAGCCGAGCGACCGCTGTCGGAGCTACGGAAATCGGATTTCGAAGGTCATAGCGATGCCGCGCGGGCGTGGCTCGAGATTCAAATCGCCGACTCCGGCCGCCCCGTCCCGGCGGAAGCGATCGAACTCGCACATCAACTGACTGAGTCGGAAACCTCCACGGTCGATGACAGCGTCGTTCGACTCGCGGCACGCACGGAGTTGGCTGCCGGACACATCGATAAAGCCGACGACCTGTTAAAGAAGGTCGATCAGCAATCAGACGATCGGACGAGAGTGCTGAAAGCTCGCATCCACCTTGCACGTGGCGAACTCGATCAAGCTCGACGCTTACTGGATCCGGTTTCCGAAAAGTTGACGATCGATTACGGCAATCACGCGATCGCCATTTATCTCTCTGGCCGAACGTTCGAGCGCTCCGGAGAGCGACATCGCGCGGTGAAGTCGTATGAGAGAGCCGCCCGAACCTATCCCGAAAGCGACGAGGCGTTTGCTTCCTCTCTGGCTATCGCCGAAATCTTCCAAGCCGACGGACGCAAAGAGGAAGCGCTGAGCTGGTACGCGGAGGCGGTCGAGCGTTTCGCCGAACGAACCCCGTTTCGAAATCGTTGGATCGACGTCGAACATGTTCGCCGGTCGTTCCGCAAAGCTTGGGAAACGTGGGTCGACAACTCTCAATATGCCGACGCCGTCGCGCTGGCTGATTTGTCTCGGCGGGTTCTCGGCGAAACGGCTTCGCTGGAACTGATTGCATTGACCCGACGCCGCGAAGCCGAAGCGGCGGAGGCGATCGCGTCGAAAGCGGATATGACAGCCCGCCGCAATTCGCGTCTCGAGCGTGATGCGTTGTGGCGCCAAAGTGGACGCGCCTACGGACGTATCGCCGAAGCGCTGCACGACAAAGAACGAGTCGCGGAGGCTTTGTGGACCGCGGCTACCGACACTCGTCGCGGCGGAGCGTTCGATGAGTCGCTGGCATACATCGACCAGTTTCTCAAGCAGGAACCGCTCGGGCTGACTGCATCCGGAACGCTGCTCAAAGGCGAAGTTCTGATGGACTTCGACCGGATCGACGAAGCCGCAGCGGCGATGCTGGATGTCATCGAGAACCACCGAACCGACCCGGTCTCGTTCCGCGCCCGCTTGATGTACGGGCAATGTCTTCTCGAAAAAGGCCAACTCGATGATGCCGAGCGGGTTTGGCTCGAACTCCTCACTGCCGATGAGCTGACCCCCGCTGCCACCGAGTGGCGGTCGGCCCTGTTCTCGGTTGCGCGGCTCCTCCACCGACGTGCGATCATCAGCGGTCCCGACGATTCGACGGACTCGAAGACGATCACTGCTCAACCCGGCAGCGGCAGTGTGCCGATCCTGCCCGTTTCAAATTCGACGGCAAATACATCGGCGTTGCCAACCCGCAAAGACCGGCTGGAACGGGCCAACTCGATGCTCGACGAATTCTTGCGGCGCTACTCGGCTGACGCTCGCGTGCCCGAAGCCCGCGTCCTCCTGACGATCGGCCTGCGGCAGTGCGCCGATGAGATTGCCAAGCGGCAAAAAACGGCGGAAACCGAAAACCTTCGTCAGGAACTTGCGCGTCAGCGGATCGCGGTGTTAGAGCGTGCCGCGACGGTTGTCGATCAGGTGACGCGGTCGTTAATTCCGTTGGAAGAGCGAGACCGGCTGACGTCCCATGGCAAGGAACTGCTCGCGACGGCCATCTTTGAAGCCGGGCACGTCCGATTTGAATTAGGGCCACTCGATCAGACCGTCGAGACCTACACGCGGGCACTCAATCGCTACCCGAACGATCCACGCATCCTGCTCGCCTACGTTCGAATGGCTCAGGCGTATCGTGCAGCCGGGCAGGACATCAATGCCCGCTCGATCATCGAACAGGCACGAGTCGTCTTAAAACGGCTTCCGCCCGAATCGTTCGACTCCCCGCTCACTGTATTGGACCGTCCTCAATGGGAGAGCTGGCTCGATCGCCTCAGCACTTAA
- a CDS encoding NAD-dependent epimerase translates to MAKILVTGAAGFIGYHVAGRLLDRADSSDPVEVVGLDNLSPYYDVTLKEARLQRLRQHDGFRFVRAAVEDRDVIANLFREERFDRVIHLAAQAGVRYSLTDPEAYVDSNLVGFLNILEGCRHGNVGHLVYASSSSVYGANRTIPFRERGPADHPVSLYAATKRANELMAHSYSHLFQLPTTGLRFFTVYGPWGRPDMALFKFTKAILAGEPIEVFNEGRMRRDFTYIDDIAEGVVRTCDAIPDGRETFDENDPATGTGPFRLFNIGNNEPIELMRLIEVLEGYLGRTATKTMLPMQPGDVEQTFACVDDLGSAVGFSPKTPIETGVQSFVEWYRAYYNA, encoded by the coding sequence ATGGCGAAGATTCTCGTCACCGGAGCGGCGGGATTTATCGGCTATCACGTGGCCGGTCGGCTGCTCGATCGTGCCGACTCGTCGGACCCCGTCGAGGTGGTCGGGCTCGACAATTTGAGTCCGTACTACGATGTGACGTTGAAGGAAGCGAGGCTGCAGCGGTTGAGGCAGCATGACGGATTTCGATTCGTGCGAGCCGCGGTCGAAGATCGTGATGTGATCGCGAACCTGTTTCGCGAAGAGCGATTCGATCGCGTCATCCACCTGGCCGCGCAAGCGGGGGTGCGGTACTCGCTGACCGATCCCGAAGCGTACGTCGACAGCAATCTCGTCGGCTTTCTGAACATCCTCGAAGGCTGTCGCCACGGCAACGTCGGCCATCTCGTCTACGCCTCGTCGAGCTCCGTCTACGGGGCGAATAGGACGATCCCGTTTCGAGAGCGCGGCCCCGCCGACCACCCCGTCAGTCTCTACGCGGCCACAAAGCGGGCCAACGAACTGATGGCCCACTCCTACAGCCATCTGTTCCAACTACCGACGACGGGCCTGCGATTCTTTACCGTGTATGGACCTTGGGGCCGTCCCGACATGGCGCTGTTCAAGTTTACGAAGGCGATTCTCGCCGGAGAGCCGATCGAAGTCTTCAACGAAGGTCGGATGCGGCGCGACTTTACCTATATCGACGACATCGCCGAGGGCGTCGTCCGAACGTGTGATGCCATCCCCGATGGCCGCGAAACGTTTGACGAAAATGATCCGGCGACCGGCACCGGACCATTCCGGCTGTTCAACATCGGCAACAATGAGCCGATTGAATTGATGCGGCTGATCGAAGTTCTTGAGGGCTACCTGGGCCGCACGGCGACGAAAACGATGCTGCCGATGCAGCCGGGTGATGTCGAGCAGACGTTCGCCTGCGTGGACGACCTCGGTAGCGCCGTCGGGTTCTCGCCGAAGACGCCGATCGAGACCGGCGTGCAGAGCTTTGTCGAGTGGTACCGCGCGTACTACAACGCGTAG
- a CDS encoding UDP-glucuronic acid decarboxylase family protein → MASILVTGGAGFLGSHLCERLIDRGDEVICLDNFYTGRKANIRKLIGNPRFEVIRHDIVQPIYIDAEQVFNLACPASPEAYQSNPIKTIKTSTVGMVNVLGLAKRCNAKILHASTSEVYGDPEVHPQTEDYWGHVNPLGPRSCYDEGKRVAESLCVNYSQAHGVEVRIIRIFNTYGPRMDPNDGRVVSNFVNQALRGESLTVYGDGKQTRSFCFVDDLIEGMLRMMALEHDPGPVNLGNPSEYTMIELAEAALKVTESKSEIDFRPLPTDDPRKRCPDISKAKSLLDWEPKVDLLTGLTRTTEYYRALAAGTESLP, encoded by the coding sequence ATGGCCAGTATTCTGGTGACCGGCGGAGCCGGCTTTCTCGGAAGCCATCTCTGCGAACGCCTTATCGATCGTGGCGACGAAGTTATCTGTCTCGATAACTTCTACACGGGTCGCAAAGCAAACATCCGTAAGTTGATTGGCAATCCGCGGTTCGAAGTCATTCGCCACGACATCGTGCAGCCGATTTACATTGATGCCGAGCAGGTCTTCAACCTCGCCTGCCCCGCCTCGCCGGAGGCTTATCAATCGAATCCAATCAAGACGATCAAGACGTCAACGGTCGGGATGGTCAATGTTCTCGGGTTGGCGAAACGCTGTAATGCCAAGATCCTGCACGCCTCGACGTCGGAGGTCTATGGCGACCCGGAAGTGCATCCGCAAACCGAAGACTACTGGGGACACGTCAATCCGCTCGGTCCGCGAAGCTGCTACGACGAGGGTAAGCGGGTCGCCGAGTCGCTGTGTGTGAATTATTCACAAGCGCATGGCGTCGAAGTGCGAATCATTCGCATCTTCAATACCTACGGCCCGCGGATGGACCCGAATGACGGGCGGGTCGTCTCAAACTTCGTCAACCAAGCCCTGCGGGGAGAGTCGCTCACCGTTTACGGAGATGGAAAGCAAACCCGATCCTTCTGCTTTGTCGATGATCTGATCGAAGGCATGCTCCGGATGATGGCTTTGGAACACGATCCGGGGCCGGTGAATCTTGGCAATCCCTCCGAGTACACGATGATCGAACTGGCGGAAGCCGCGCTGAAGGTGACTGAGTCAAAGTCAGAAATCGACTTTCGCCCGCTGCCGACCGACGACCCGCGAAAACGCTGCCCCGATATCAGCAAGGCCAAGTCACTGCTCGACTGGGAACCAAAGGTCGATCTGCTGACCGGCTTAACGCGAACGACCGAATACTATCGAGCGCTCGCGGCAGGGACCGAATCGCTTCCTTGA
- a CDS encoding DUF3253 domain-containing protein, with protein MTRPADRQIAEAIKRLASERGPEKTFCPSEAARRLRSDNWRELMDDVRRVAAALCDEGHLVATQRGTVVDPLTARGPIRLQQRVDRGEQ; from the coding sequence ATGACTCGTCCGGCAGACCGACAAATCGCTGAGGCGATAAAGAGGCTCGCCTCGGAACGCGGGCCGGAGAAAACCTTCTGCCCCTCCGAAGCAGCTCGACGGCTGCGTTCTGACAATTGGAGGGAACTGATGGATGACGTGCGACGCGTTGCCGCCGCCCTGTGTGATGAGGGCCATCTCGTGGCGACACAGCGGGGGACCGTAGTCGACCCACTCACTGCACGAGGGCCGATCCGCTTGCAGCAGCGAGTGGACCGGGGTGAGCAGTGA
- a CDS encoding DUF1501 domain-containing protein, producing the protein MTSHHRRDFLKTAAVAASTSMLTRPGFASESHSSLGKAEHCIYVWLGGGAGHTDTFDPKRLGDPKERKPGSYYPAIDTAIPGVQVCEHMPKCAAIYDRFVPVRSVHHDVVDEHAAATNRMHTGRLTSGTIVYPSIGSGISHVRGPAGDGVPAYVVIGYPNVTRGPGFLGAAANYVYLTDTKKGPAGLSRPSDIADRRWDRREKLLDTLRAEYRRRHPDDSLVADYDQTVGEALRLGGPEFAKVFDLDGESADLRNSYGGEFGQRCLLSRRLIQSGVRFIEVSHNLNFVNGTGWDVHREGILNQHELIRELDTALSALVLDLERHQLLDKTLIVVGTEFGRPPGFDAGGGRGHQSEAFSVLMAGGGLQTGQAIGTTDELAKNIVDRPVSVPDLHATMYAALGIDPEHELYDGDRPVPITDGGKAIAELFG; encoded by the coding sequence ATGACCTCACACCACCGCCGAGACTTTCTGAAAACCGCCGCCGTCGCGGCATCGACATCGATGCTCACCCGACCGGGCTTTGCGAGCGAATCGCACTCCTCACTTGGCAAAGCGGAACACTGCATTTACGTTTGGCTCGGCGGCGGCGCCGGGCACACCGATACCTTCGACCCGAAACGGTTGGGGGATCCGAAGGAGCGGAAGCCGGGTTCCTATTACCCGGCAATCGACACCGCGATCCCGGGTGTTCAAGTCTGCGAGCACATGCCGAAGTGTGCGGCGATTTACGACCGCTTCGTTCCGGTGCGATCGGTCCATCATGATGTCGTCGACGAGCACGCGGCCGCAACAAATCGCATGCACACGGGGCGGCTGACATCGGGGACGATCGTCTATCCTTCGATCGGCTCGGGCATTTCGCACGTCCGCGGACCGGCGGGAGACGGCGTTCCGGCGTATGTGGTGATCGGCTACCCGAACGTGACCCGCGGGCCGGGCTTTCTCGGAGCGGCGGCGAATTATGTCTATCTGACCGACACTAAAAAAGGTCCGGCCGGGCTTTCCCGTCCTTCCGATATTGCTGATCGCCGTTGGGATCGACGCGAGAAATTGCTCGACACGTTGCGAGCGGAATATCGCCGGCGCCACCCGGACGATTCTTTGGTCGCCGACTATGACCAGACCGTCGGCGAGGCCCTGCGGCTCGGCGGGCCGGAGTTCGCTAAGGTGTTCGATCTTGACGGTGAGTCGGCCGATCTCCGTAACAGCTACGGCGGGGAGTTCGGCCAGCGCTGCCTGTTATCGCGACGGCTGATTCAGTCGGGGGTGCGGTTCATCGAGGTCTCACACAATCTCAACTTCGTCAACGGCACCGGCTGGGACGTCCACCGCGAAGGGATTCTCAATCAGCACGAATTAATTCGCGAACTCGATACGGCTTTGTCAGCGTTGGTTCTCGATCTTGAACGCCATCAATTGCTCGACAAGACGCTGATCGTGGTCGGGACCGAATTCGGTCGCCCGCCCGGTTTTGATGCCGGCGGCGGACGCGGACACCAATCCGAAGCCTTCTCCGTGCTGATGGCCGGAGGCGGACTCCAAACCGGACAGGCGATCGGCACGACCGACGAACTGGCGAAGAACATCGTCGATCGTCCCGTTAGCGTGCCCGACCTGCACGCCACGATGTACGCTGCCCTCGGCATCGACCCGGAGCACGAACTCTACGACGGTGATCGCCCAGTCCCCATTACCGACGGCGGGAAAGCGATTGCGGAACTATTTGGTTGA
- a CDS encoding DUF1553 domain-containing protein, whose amino-acid sequence MQFAFRSNMLRSAAICGVLLGLMFSASPASAKIVRWSFDDDAADVRLEGTAKHRSLRDMPRLLRSEGRVLSISGGSGYARVSDTGPDSPLDFDNGDAITIEAWVRPGSVKDGQHMHIVSKGRTTYSAGSKFGRDNLNYALRLTGKKGRAALTFLFRDRNSDANSDERFHRWQSNVTFRPNGDWHHVALSYRFGEPESIRGIVDGQISKGSWDLGGPTSAPPVVDDDELWIGSALGGKASSTFHGEIDEVVLHRGLLPESELKRRYPVAASVPEAPLPEHPSDRVLVEIHENAPTERTWNFRWRTPDRIYEQSDLGFVSLPNKYSAKALRVDRTSAFAVRAMTRATLEDGPLELLIRARNGARLWIDNELVLEAPFHKIFGGGHNPIRDVALLDEPGLRQLQTGDNEVLAEYQGDGQEHDIRLELYLGGENRRPELGETGVFVRQAGGQFRLIGHGPTVPLTDAGWMTFASRQNEAIREIDDDRRREVGGEEQLYWADRHDYARDVWSEKERPAVPELPTGYQANNTIDHFIAAKLNEQELKAREVIDDWAFLRRVALDTIGTIPSEEVIAAYFADPAETRRSRLVNRFLDDPGWADHWVGYWQDVLAENPNILKPTLNNTGPFRYWIYESFRDNKPIDRFATELIRMEGSRFGGGPNGFEMASQNDVPMASKAYVVGQAFLGLEMKCARCHDAPFHDLSQRQLFSVAAMLARKSQKVPASSSVAIAADDPNPPSIELSIFPGDKIAPEWPFESFAVEVDDLERLTTSDDTREQLAAYVTSPHNERFAHVIVNRLWARYLGRGFVEPVHDWEAAAPSHPALLDWLTSELIRSGYDQKHVARLILNSATYQREATSDVPEADYEPFYFDGPVRRRMTAEQVVDSIFAVSGKFLKAGEVNFDADSSQAANVFINLGSPGRAWQFASTSNERDRPSLSLPKAEPFVTLLTAFGWRAARQDPANQRETAPNVVQAGQLATGIIGRRFTRLSDDSEFTRLALQAESAEQLTDEYFQRILTRLPTKKERAVVSRVLVDGFETRVKPDAASGSLDRDYPTTGVSWSNHLRSKANTRQQELAMVIAEGDPPSSRLDPEWRAQAEDVLWSLLNSPEFVIVP is encoded by the coding sequence ATGCAGTTCGCGTTCCGCAGCAATATGCTCAGATCAGCCGCAATTTGCGGGGTTTTGCTGGGGTTGATGTTCTCGGCATCACCGGCGTCGGCCAAGATCGTCCGCTGGTCGTTCGATGACGACGCAGCCGACGTGCGGCTCGAAGGGACCGCGAAGCATCGCTCGCTGCGCGACATGCCGCGACTGCTCCGCTCCGAGGGACGCGTGCTGTCGATCTCAGGCGGTTCGGGCTATGCGCGGGTCAGTGACACTGGTCCCGACAGCCCGCTCGATTTTGACAACGGCGACGCGATCACGATTGAAGCTTGGGTGCGCCCCGGTTCGGTCAAGGACGGGCAGCACATGCACATCGTCAGCAAAGGGCGGACGACCTACTCGGCCGGGTCGAAATTCGGCCGAGACAACCTCAACTATGCCCTCCGGCTCACCGGCAAAAAGGGGCGAGCCGCACTCACATTCCTGTTCCGTGACCGCAACAGCGACGCAAATAGCGACGAACGATTTCACCGCTGGCAGTCGAACGTGACATTCCGGCCGAATGGTGATTGGCATCACGTCGCGCTCTCATACCGCTTTGGCGAACCGGAAAGCATCCGCGGCATCGTCGATGGTCAAATCTCCAAGGGATCATGGGACCTCGGCGGCCCGACCTCGGCACCACCCGTTGTGGACGATGATGAGCTTTGGATCGGCTCCGCATTGGGCGGAAAAGCGTCGAGCACATTCCACGGTGAGATCGACGAGGTGGTCCTCCATCGCGGCTTGCTCCCGGAATCGGAATTGAAACGCCGGTATCCGGTCGCCGCGAGTGTTCCCGAGGCCCCCCTGCCCGAGCATCCGTCCGATCGCGTGCTCGTCGAAATTCACGAGAATGCTCCGACGGAGCGGACGTGGAATTTCCGTTGGCGCACGCCGGACCGCATCTATGAGCAGAGCGATCTCGGGTTCGTTTCGCTGCCGAACAAGTATTCGGCGAAAGCACTGCGCGTTGACCGAACATCCGCATTCGCCGTCCGCGCGATGACACGGGCGACTCTCGAGGATGGGCCGCTTGAGTTGTTGATCCGAGCTCGAAACGGGGCGCGGCTGTGGATCGACAATGAACTCGTGCTGGAAGCACCGTTCCACAAAATCTTTGGCGGCGGCCACAATCCGATTCGTGATGTTGCGTTGCTCGACGAACCCGGATTGCGGCAATTGCAGACCGGTGACAATGAAGTTCTGGCCGAGTACCAAGGCGACGGGCAGGAGCATGACATCCGACTCGAACTCTACCTGGGCGGTGAGAATCGGCGTCCCGAGTTGGGCGAAACCGGCGTCTTCGTTCGGCAAGCGGGCGGTCAATTTCGACTGATCGGTCACGGCCCGACCGTTCCGTTGACCGACGCCGGCTGGATGACGTTCGCCTCGCGACAGAACGAGGCGATCCGTGAGATCGATGACGACCGCCGCCGCGAAGTCGGGGGTGAAGAACAACTCTACTGGGCCGACCGACACGACTATGCTCGCGACGTTTGGTCCGAGAAAGAACGGCCGGCCGTCCCTGAATTGCCGACCGGTTACCAGGCGAATAATACGATCGACCATTTCATCGCGGCGAAGTTGAACGAGCAGGAGCTCAAAGCTCGCGAAGTGATCGATGACTGGGCATTTCTCCGCCGTGTGGCGCTCGACACGATCGGCACCATCCCGTCCGAAGAAGTGATTGCGGCTTACTTCGCTGATCCCGCCGAGACGCGTCGCAGCCGGCTTGTGAATCGGTTCCTGGATGATCCCGGCTGGGCCGATCACTGGGTCGGGTACTGGCAGGATGTGCTCGCCGAGAATCCGAATATCCTCAAGCCGACGCTCAACAACACCGGGCCGTTTCGTTATTGGATTTACGAGTCGTTCCGCGACAACAAGCCGATCGATCGGTTCGCGACGGAATTGATTCGGATGGAAGGGAGCCGGTTCGGCGGCGGCCCCAATGGGTTCGAGATGGCTTCGCAGAACGACGTGCCGATGGCGTCAAAGGCTTATGTCGTCGGTCAGGCGTTTCTCGGGCTGGAAATGAAATGTGCGCGCTGCCATGACGCGCCGTTTCACGATCTCTCGCAGCGGCAGTTGTTTTCCGTCGCCGCAATGCTCGCCCGCAAGTCGCAGAAGGTCCCCGCCTCGAGCAGCGTGGCGATCGCTGCGGACGACCCGAATCCGCCGTCGATTGAGCTGTCCATCTTTCCCGGCGACAAAATCGCTCCCGAATGGCCGTTCGAATCGTTTGCCGTCGAGGTCGATGATCTCGAACGATTGACAACATCGGACGACACTCGCGAGCAGCTCGCCGCATATGTGACGTCGCCTCATAATGAGCGGTTCGCCCATGTCATCGTGAATCGCCTGTGGGCGCGGTATCTCGGTCGCGGGTTCGTCGAACCTGTCCACGATTGGGAAGCTGCCGCGCCGTCGCACCCCGCCCTGCTCGACTGGCTGACCAGCGAGTTGATTCGCAGCGGTTACGATCAAAAACACGTCGCCCGTTTGATCCTGAACTCCGCGACATATCAGCGAGAAGCCACGTCGGACGTTCCCGAGGCCGACTACGAACCGTTCTACTTCGACGGGCCGGTTCGTCGGCGCATGACGGCGGAACAGGTCGTCGATTCGATCTTCGCGGTCAGCGGGAAATTCCTGAAAGCCGGGGAAGTGAATTTCGATGCGGACAGCTCGCAGGCGGCGAATGTCTTCATCAATCTCGGGTCGCCAGGGCGGGCGTGGCAGTTCGCCTCGACGTCAAATGAACGGGATCGCCCCAGCCTCTCACTGCCGAAGGCCGAGCCATTCGTCACGCTGCTCACGGCGTTCGGTTGGCGGGCCGCCCGACAGGACCCCGCGAATCAAAGGGAGACCGCGCCGAACGTCGTGCAGGCGGGGCAATTGGCGACCGGCATCATCGGTCGGCGATTCACTCGGTTGTCGGACGATAGTGAGTTCACGCGACTTGCGCTTCAGGCCGAGTCGGCGGAGCAGCTCACCGACGAGTACTTCCAACGAATTTTGACACGGCTGCCAACAAAGAAAGAGCGGGCCGTTGTCTCCCGCGTGTTGGTTGACGGGTTTGAGACGCGCGTCAAACCGGACGCGGCCTCCGGCTCGCTTGATCGCGATTATCCGACCACCGGGGTGTCATGGTCGAACCATTTGCGATCGAAGGCGAATACTCGTCAGCAGGAATTGGCGATGGTCATCGCCGAGGGCGACCCTCCGTCGAGCCGACTCGATCCGGAATGGAGAGCGCAAGCCGAAGATGTGCTGTGGTCGCTCCTGAACAGTCCGGAATTTGTCATTGTGCCCTAA